The following is a genomic window from Malus sylvestris chromosome 7, drMalSylv7.2, whole genome shotgun sequence.
tagACTAGAAGTCAATTTGGCACACCCGTTCTTTCTCTTTGTACACCCACGTCTTTATGACTCAGCCACTAGGTTCATTGATTCGACTTGGTCCAACCATGTATGTCACTTGCGCAAGTCCCTCTATGGTCTCAAGCAAGCTCCTTGTGCATGATTGACCAACTTTGATACCATGTAAAGAGATACCTAGAAGACTTTGGAGAGAATAAGGTTTGAGATAATTGACTCGGTTGATTTGATTGATACAATCCAATTTACTAGGGTACAATACTTGTACTATAAGAAAGTCTAACTAATTCTAGAAGGATATGACGCTGGTTGGACTATGGGCCGTGTCTCTAACAGAATGAATCAACAAGagaatcaagaaaaataaaagtgtgtaaaaggagaaaagaagtATGCGGATATCATTTCCCTAAGTTATGGAAAGACATACACGTTCCTTGAAACAAAGTGAAAGGTTTgcaaaatagaaaaatgatacatattgtaaacacgaaaatcctatgaaatttcgatgtctacacatATACAGAACCAACAGTAGGAAATACAAGTTGAAAAAACAAGCAAAATACACACAGGGACTGCCAAGTCAATCTCATGGACAGCGAACACACTGTCTCTACATTTCAAGTGccgattttatttttatgagcTTCCGCAACACATCTTTGATATCCATTCTTTCTTCTGGCACTTCTTCGGAACATCTCAAGCCGATGTCCATGATTGATAAAATGATACGTTTTGTGGCATtcatctctcttccctcttctGTGCTCAATAAACCAATATCCACTACTCCTAGAATACCGTCAGGGAGCGACGCATTTATCCATTTCCTCAGGGTCAGTTCTTCCGTAAACATTCCATCTGTTGGCCTCTTTCTTGCAATTATTTCAAACAACATGATTCCATAGCTATACACATCACCTCTTGTTGACACTTTTCCTGCTGAACCATACTCTGCCAAAACACGTTCATAGTAAAGCTATTATGACATGTACGTATGCGAATACgcaaaaaacacaaaagcaGTGTGGAAATCTATATACGCAAAAAAACATCTAGCACGGTTGTAATTAACCAACAACTGATCGTTTTCCCGGCTTCCAGTAATAAACAAAAGTAAATAGATTTACCTGGTGCAACATAACCAAGTGTACCAAGAGTTCTGGTTTGTGTTGCATCCTTGTTTCCTGCCAAAATTTTGGCAAGACCAAAGTCCCCCACATGTGCAACCATGTCTTCGTCAAGAAGGATGTTGCTAGGCTTCAAATCACAGTGCACTACAGGCTCTAATTGGCCTTGATGGAGATATTCCAAAGCTGATGCAACATCGACCAACACGCTTACTCTTTGAAAAAGATTTAGACAATATTTGCGAGAGTACAACCACTCCTCGAGGCTACCATTAGACATGTATTGCAGCACCAAAGCTCTTACCTCTGGACTCGAGCACGTAGTTATCACCTTGACAAGATTTCTATGTCGTATTGCTCGCCATACTTTGCATTCTGCAATGAAACTTTTCGAGGCACCTTCCATTTGCATATTTAGAATTTTGACAGCAACGGTTGTCCCATCGGAAAGACTTCCCTTGTACACAGAGCCAAAACTTCCGGCTCCCAGAAAGTTGCTTTCAGAGAAATCATTTGTAGCACAACGGAGTTCATGATATGATATCATTCTATGCCCTGGAGCCATTGACAATTCTTCTGAACTTGGAACACTTGCACTTGTTTTTCTAGACTTTCTCCACATAAAAATGGCGGCTATCAGAATCAAAGTTGATATCACAGCCGGAATAGCATATCTGAGGAAATAATGCGCGGTCTTTGAATTTCGAGTGCTAAGATTCTTGCAAGGTTGGACTCCAAAACCTGGTCTCCCACAGAGTGCTTTATTCCCCAAAAATGATTGGGCAGTGAAGTTAACAAAAGGTCCAGCTGATGGAATCTCTCCAGAGAGTTGATTAAAAGAGAGATTCAAATACTTGAGAAATTTGAGTATTTCTAGAGACTTTGGTATTGGCCCGGACAGATTATTGCATGACAGGTCTAAAATTTCCAACCCTTTCCCAAAAGTATGTGGAATAGATCCGATGAACAAGTTGTTGGACAAATTTAGAGAGTTTATGCTTTGAAAGGATCCCATGATGCTCGGAATGTCTCCAGAAATTCGGTTCCAAGACAAATCTATCATCTCAAGGACATTTGACATTCTCAGGTCAGGAGGTAAGTATCCACTTAAGGAATTGAATGACAAATCTAGGAACAGGAGGTCTTCAAGGTTCCATAAATTGACTGGTATTGATGAGTTCAGTTTGTTGGAATTTAGGAAAACTCTTTGAAGGTATCTGAGGTTTCCTATGCAACTTGGGATCAATCCACCAATGGTATTGCTTGCCAGTGATAGCTCAGCCAGGTTCCCGATACGACATAACTCCTCCGGAATGAAACCTTCAATGCTGTTGTTATCGAGATACAAGATTTGCAGATTCTCGAATCTTCCAATCGATGGAGGTATTTCTCCACTGATACTGTTGCCAGTCAAGGCAAGAATGGTCAAATTTTTCAACAAGGAGCTCAACGTCTTGGGTATATGACCCTTGATTTGGCACAGCTGTGCATACAACTTTCGaagggaagaggaagaagaaaagtttCCAGAGTGATCCGGGATGATGCCGTTGAGGGGATTTTCACTCACAACTAATGTTTTCAACGAGCTGCTACTGAATAAGGAAGAAAGGAACCTAAGCTCAAGAACTCCAGGTTCTCCTGTTAACTTATTTGCtcctaaaacaagaaagttaAGGTGTTTTAAGTTACCAAGATCCATGGGAACTGGTCCATGGAGTAAGTTGTAGCTACAATCAAGCATGGTAAGCTTACTAAAATTTGAAAAGTAGGACGGGATATTTCCAGTGATTTGATTGGTTGAAAGCCCGAGGGTTTCAAGGTTAGGACCCCAAATCCCTCCAGTATATGAAGGGAAACTTCCGGTAAGGGCATTATCTCTTCCGGCGATATCTGTTATGGTGGAGATATTGAAAATTCCTGGGGGTAAAACTCCGCTCAGCCCATTACCGGCGAAAAAAACAGAGACTAAACTAGGAAGACGCCCTACGCCACTAGGAATACTTCCCTTGATGTTATTCAATTCCATACTAAAGTACTTCAAGTTGGACATGTTACTTATGGTTTGAGGAATCTTACCGGTTAGGTTATTACCACCAAGGTACAAGGTTTCAAGATTTTGCAGTCCCCCAATTTCTTCTGGAATACTTCCAGTTAACCTATTGTACGATAGAGATAACAACACAAGACTTTTGCACTTGTCTATTTCACCAGGGAACGGGCCACTGAAGCTGTTGCGAGAAAGAGAAATTTCTCGGATATTAGGCCAGTAGTGGCAAAGATCCCCGGGAAGATTTCCGAAAATATTGTCATTTGATCGTAGATCAATAAAAACAAGAGAAGATAGGTTGAGGAGAGTAGAGGGGAATGAACCTGTGAGGCTGTTCTGGTCCAAGAACAATTCATGTAATGTTGAAATGTTACCCAAAGATGTCGGAATTCCACCCGAAAGATTGTTTGCAGTGAGATACAGTCGCTGAAGCATGGGTAAAGAACCCAGCTCTTTGGGTACGAGACCGCTTAACATGTTTCTCCTAAGGTTTATGACCTTGAGCTTCTGGCAGTGATGTAGGGTTGGAGGGACGCTTCCTTGCAGCTGGTTGTCTTGAAGTGCAAGTATCCTCAAGCGATGTAAACGACCGATTTCATGGGGCACGAATCCATATAAGCTGTTGTTCTGGAGAC
Proteins encoded in this region:
- the LOC126629999 gene encoding receptor kinase-like protein Xa21 gives rise to the protein MHCTMENSQSLFLIGLVLLIDYSCFLPSSASFSNDTDQHALLAIKSQLTYPANGVLAGNWTIRTSFCDWIGVSCSKRRQRVTALDLSYMDLHGMISPHVGNLSFLVSLRLQNNSLYGFVPHEIGRLHRLRILALQDNQLQGSVPPTLHHCQKLKVINLRRNMLSGLVPKELGSLPMLQRLYLTANNLSGGIPTSLGNISTLHELFLDQNSLTGSFPSTLLNLSSLVFIDLRSNDNIFGNLPGDLCHYWPNIREISLSRNSFSGPFPGEIDKCKSLVLLSLSYNRLTGSIPEEIGGLQNLETLYLGGNNLTGKIPQTISNMSNLKYFSMELNNIKGSIPSGVGRLPSLVSVFFAGNGLSGVLPPGIFNISTITDIAGRDNALTGSFPSYTGGIWGPNLETLGLSTNQITGNIPSYFSNFSKLTMLDCSYNLLHGPVPMDLGNLKHLNFLVLGANKLTGEPGVLELRFLSSLFSSSSLKTLVVSENPLNGIIPDHSGNFSSSSSLRKLYAQLCQIKGHIPKTLSSLLKNLTILALTGNSISGEIPPSIGRFENLQILYLDNNSIEGFIPEELCRIGNLAELSLASNTIGGLIPSCIGNLRYLQRVFLNSNKLNSSIPVNLWNLEDLLFLDLSFNSLSGYLPPDLRMSNVLEMIDLSWNRISGDIPSIMGSFQSINSLNLSNNLFIGSIPHTFGKGLEILDLSCNNLSGPIPKSLEILKFLKYLNLSFNQLSGEIPSAGPFVNFTAQSFLGNKALCGRPGFGVQPCKNLSTRNSKTAHYFLRYAIPAVISTLILIAAIFMWRKSRKTSASVPSSEELSMAPGHRMISYHELRCATNDFSESNFLGAGSFGSVYKGSLSDGTTVAVKILNMQMEGASKSFIAECKVWRAIRHRNLVKVITTCSSPEVRALVLQYMSNGSLEEWLYSRKYCLNLFQRVSVLVDVASALEYLHQGQLEPVVHCDLKPSNILLDEDMVAHVGDFGLAKILAGNKDATQTRTLGTLGYVAPEYGSAGKVSTRGDVYSYGIMLFEIIARKRPTDGMFTEELTLRKWINASLPDGILGVVDIGLLSTEEGREMNATKRIILSIMDIGLRCSEEVPEERMDIKDVLRKLIKIKSALEM